The Sphingomonas sinipercae genome contains a region encoding:
- a CDS encoding alpha/beta hydrolase family protein: MLVWLLSVLSSAPAATPGLAKSVDIPCEAGAYGSPDGRTLALTQSGSSFEYTHLDGRIGVLSHPKTRVHCAAGGVNVTLPNDTVEFWPRIPLRLTRTTFVSDGARLAGLLVERTDASTSTPLVVSVQGSGDEPYTSALWHMQFTLSAQGVSTFVYDKRGTGESEGLFTMNFQQLARDASAAAVEAKRLTHGRHGRFGFYGFSQAGWVIPLAAKQVPTDFIAIGYGMAYTPIEEDAEEVALELRAKGFDDSAIAVARRLTAATAVVIGSGYRRGIDTLATLKRQYSGEPWYKHIRGEFSGRILRATPAELRGRAKSPNDLGLPWHHDAMAVLRTLTVPQLWALAEQDRVTPSLLTRDRLKKLQSEGLPIDIAMFPNTDHGIREFIQHPDGSRTHTRYADGYFRLLVDWIKGSVSPPYGKATYLPRPKN; encoded by the coding sequence ATGCTTGTTTGGCTGCTAAGCGTGCTCTCATCGGCGCCAGCGGCAACACCCGGCTTGGCTAAATCGGTCGATATTCCCTGCGAAGCCGGCGCCTACGGATCGCCCGACGGACGTACACTTGCACTAACGCAGTCTGGATCGAGCTTCGAATACACGCATCTCGACGGGCGGATCGGGGTTCTCTCTCATCCCAAGACCCGAGTCCATTGCGCAGCGGGTGGTGTTAACGTCACACTCCCGAACGACACAGTCGAATTCTGGCCGCGCATTCCACTCAGGTTAACGCGGACGACTTTCGTAAGCGACGGGGCCCGCCTTGCCGGCTTGTTGGTCGAGCGAACAGACGCATCGACGTCCACCCCTTTGGTCGTTTCCGTCCAAGGTTCCGGTGATGAGCCGTACACCAGTGCCCTTTGGCACATGCAATTCACGCTCTCGGCGCAAGGCGTCAGCACCTTCGTTTATGACAAGCGCGGAACCGGGGAGTCCGAAGGCCTTTTCACGATGAATTTCCAGCAACTCGCTCGCGACGCGAGTGCCGCTGCGGTAGAGGCCAAGCGATTGACGCACGGGCGGCACGGCCGGTTCGGCTTCTATGGCTTCAGTCAGGCCGGCTGGGTCATCCCCCTGGCTGCCAAGCAGGTCCCCACCGATTTCATCGCGATTGGGTACGGCATGGCCTATACCCCGATCGAGGAAGATGCCGAGGAAGTTGCGCTCGAATTGCGGGCGAAAGGCTTCGACGATTCGGCGATTGCGGTTGCCCGCCGTCTCACCGCTGCAACAGCCGTTGTGATTGGCTCTGGTTACCGGCGGGGGATAGACACGCTGGCCACACTTAAACGCCAGTATTCCGGCGAACCTTGGTACAAACATATCCGGGGGGAGTTCAGCGGACGAATATTGCGCGCGACCCCTGCCGAATTGCGGGGTCGTGCGAAATCGCCCAATGACCTCGGCCTGCCGTGGCATCATGATGCGATGGCGGTCCTGCGCACCCTCACGGTGCCACAATTGTGGGCGCTTGCGGAGCAGGATCGAGTAACCCCTTCGCTGCTTACCCGCGACCGCCTTAAAAAGTTGCAGTCCGAAGGGCTACCGATCGACATCGCGATGTTCCCAAATACCGACCATGGAATAAGGGAATTCATCCAGCATCCGGACGGTTCGCGAACGCATACTCGGTACGCCGACGGCTACTTCCGGTTGCTGGTCGATTGGATCAAAGGCTCAGTGTCGCCGCCGTACGGGAAGGCGACGTACCTGCCGCGGCCTAAGAACTGA
- the msrB gene encoding peptide-methionine (R)-S-oxide reductase MsrB gives MTDAATREFDLSPPTDDQLEALAADLDADERRVLLQHGTEAPFCGVFLDEKRAGVFTCRLCGLPLFTGGTKFESGTGWPSFGQPLAKEHLRYIRDSSYGMVRTEIVCARCGGHQGHVFPDGPPPTGERYCINSVSLAFTPTGEPLPDKLGRGAPEGEPWPE, from the coding sequence ATGACCGACGCCGCGACGCGCGAATTCGACCTTTCCCCGCCCACCGACGATCAGTTGGAGGCGCTTGCGGCCGATCTCGATGCGGACGAGCGGCGAGTGCTCCTGCAACACGGCACCGAAGCGCCCTTCTGCGGCGTGTTTTTGGACGAGAAGCGAGCCGGGGTATTCACCTGCCGGCTGTGCGGGCTGCCGCTGTTCACCGGCGGGACGAAGTTCGAAAGCGGCACCGGCTGGCCCAGTTTCGGGCAGCCATTGGCCAAGGAGCACCTCCGTTACATCCGCGATTCCAGTTACGGCATGGTGCGAACGGAGATCGTCTGCGCCCGCTGCGGTGGGCACCAGGGCCATGTGTTCCCAGACGGTCCGCCGCCTACTGGCGAACGTTACTGCATCAACTCGGTGTCGCTGGCGTTCACGCCCACCGGCGAGCCCCTTCCCGACAAGCTTGGCCGAGGCGCCCCAGAAGGCGAACCTTGGCCCGAATAG
- a CDS encoding glycosyltransferase family 2 protein: MSESSPPPPLSVVMPVHNAGEHLDNAVRSILDQSFRDFEFVIYDDGSDDGSREKLRGWAEKDKRIRLVESSTNLGPSGSSNRVVALSSGPIVARMDADDISHPDRLQQQMNLLRDRPDVGLVASLCDIIDPSGKKRRGPEPWRLTRRSWFSPFPHGSIMYRRSIAERIGGYRAECEFWEDQDFTLRMSHETNIAVIPAALYQHRQSDSSTRVSSRQDRVEAAVDLMYDSLARLRAGEDYEELLANRSQRRGKINPRVFVALGSLTLWANEKPRLFKRVLERADLGPNLASLSALVWAGWASLSPSTLRMFLHSVMAARNVFASTSISGPEAVVWHPPRPYSAPAPAETAERQGS; the protein is encoded by the coding sequence TTGTCAGAGTCTTCTCCACCCCCTCCGCTGAGCGTAGTCATGCCGGTTCACAACGCCGGCGAGCATCTGGACAATGCTGTCCGGAGCATTCTCGACCAGTCGTTCCGCGATTTCGAGTTCGTCATCTACGACGACGGCTCCGACGACGGCTCCCGCGAGAAGCTGCGTGGGTGGGCGGAGAAGGACAAGCGGATCCGGCTGGTCGAGAGCAGCACCAACCTGGGTCCATCAGGCAGTTCGAACCGGGTTGTGGCCTTATCCAGCGGGCCGATCGTCGCTCGCATGGACGCGGATGACATTTCCCACCCGGACCGGCTTCAGCAGCAGATGAACCTGTTGCGCGATCGGCCGGACGTCGGCCTGGTCGCCAGCCTGTGCGACATCATCGATCCTTCAGGCAAGAAACGCCGGGGTCCAGAGCCCTGGCGGCTGACCCGGCGATCCTGGTTTTCGCCCTTCCCGCACGGATCGATCATGTACCGTCGAAGCATCGCGGAACGGATTGGCGGCTATCGCGCGGAGTGCGAATTCTGGGAGGACCAGGATTTCACGCTCCGAATGAGCCATGAAACCAACATCGCCGTCATTCCGGCCGCGCTTTACCAGCACCGCCAGTCGGACAGCAGCACACGCGTCTCCTCCAGGCAGGACCGGGTCGAAGCAGCGGTCGACCTGATGTACGATTCCCTCGCCCGGCTTCGCGCTGGCGAGGATTATGAGGAGCTGCTCGCGAACCGGTCGCAGCGGCGGGGCAAGATCAACCCGCGCGTTTTCGTGGCGCTTGGTTCGCTGACCTTGTGGGCAAACGAAAAGCCGCGCCTGTTCAAACGCGTGTTGGAGCGCGCGGATCTGGGGCCGAACCTGGCTTCGCTGAGCGCGCTGGTCTGGGCCGGATGGGCGTCGCTGAGCCCGAGCACATTGAGGATGTTCCTGCATTCGGTCATGGCAGCCCGCAACGTCTTCGCGTCGACGAGCATCTCCGGGCCGGAGGCCGTCGTGTGGCACCCGCCGCGCCCATACAGCGCGCCCGCGCCGGCCGAAACGGCCGAGCGGCAGGGCAGCTGA
- the rpsI gene encoding 30S ribosomal protein S9, whose product MADKKSLSDLAALTSAEPETAAPEAAATEAAAPAAAEAEAPADDHGASTQGPQIEAVLREQQLDKQGRAYATGRRKDAVARVWLKPGTGKIVVNGREQEVYFARPTLRLVINQVFDVTDRKGQYDVIATVKGGGLSGQAGAVRHGISTALTRYEPALRTTVKREGFLTRDPRVVERKKYGRAKARRSFQFSKR is encoded by the coding sequence ATGGCCGACAAGAAGTCCCTTTCAGATCTCGCCGCTCTGACCAGCGCCGAACCGGAAACCGCTGCCCCCGAGGCCGCGGCGACTGAAGCTGCCGCGCCTGCGGCTGCCGAAGCGGAAGCGCCCGCCGATGACCATGGCGCGTCGACCCAGGGTCCGCAGATCGAAGCTGTGCTTCGTGAGCAGCAGCTCGACAAACAGGGCCGCGCTTATGCGACCGGCCGCCGCAAGGACGCCGTCGCGCGCGTCTGGCTGAAGCCGGGCACCGGCAAGATCGTCGTCAACGGCCGCGAGCAGGAAGTTTATTTCGCTCGCCCAACGTTGCGCCTGGTCATCAACCAGGTGTTCGACGTTACCGATCGCAAGGGTCAGTATGACGTCATTGCCACGGTCAAGGGCGGCGGGTTGTCCGGCCAGGCGGGCGCGGTGCGTCACGGCATTTCGACGGCGCTGACCCGTTACGAGCCGGCGCTTCGCACGACCGTCAAGCGCGAAGGCTTCCTGACCCGCGATCCGCGCGTCGTGGAGCGCAAGAAGTACGGCCGCGCCAAGGCACGCCGCAGCTTCCAGTTCTCGAAGCGCTAA
- the rplM gene encoding 50S ribosomal protein L13 encodes MKALMKTTKSVKPAEVDKKWHLIDADGLVVGRVATIIANILRGKHKPSFTPHVDCGDHVVVINADKVKFTGRKLDQKIYYKHTGYAGGLKEITAGKVLEGRFPERVLEKAVERMIPRGPLGRDQMRALHLYNGTEHPHAGQSPQPLDVGSMNRKNKVGA; translated from the coding sequence ATGAAGGCGCTGATGAAGACGACCAAGTCGGTCAAGCCGGCTGAGGTCGATAAGAAATGGCATCTGATCGATGCCGACGGTTTGGTGGTCGGGCGCGTCGCGACGATTATCGCCAACATCCTGCGCGGCAAGCACAAGCCGAGCTTCACCCCGCACGTCGATTGCGGCGATCATGTCGTCGTCATCAACGCCGACAAGGTGAAGTTCACCGGCCGCAAGCTGGACCAGAAGATTTATTACAAGCACACCGGTTACGCCGGCGGGCTCAAGGAAATCACCGCGGGCAAGGTACTCGAAGGGCGTTTCCCTGAGCGGGTGCTTGAGAAGGCTGTTGAGCGCATGATTCCGCGCGGTCCGCTGGGCCGCGACCAGATGCGTGCGCTGCACCTCTACAACGGCACCGAGCATCCCCATGCCGGGCAGAGCCCGCAGCCGCTCGACGTCGGCTCGATGAATCGCAAGAACAAGGTGGGCGCATAA
- the cutA gene encoding divalent-cation tolerance protein CutA codes for MSVVSIYCTFAGVEEAERVGRQVVEEQLAACINILAPCRSIYRWQGKVEVTDETPAILKTTAAAADSLIARIAELHSYEVPAITQWPVDQAARGFSEWVESGVRSLR; via the coding sequence ATGAGCGTCGTTTCCATCTACTGCACCTTTGCGGGCGTCGAGGAGGCCGAGCGGGTCGGGCGGCAGGTCGTTGAAGAGCAGCTCGCCGCCTGCATCAATATTCTCGCGCCGTGCCGGTCGATCTATCGCTGGCAAGGCAAGGTCGAAGTCACCGACGAAACGCCTGCAATCCTCAAGACGACGGCTGCGGCCGCGGACAGCTTGATCGCCCGCATCGCCGAGCTTCACAGTTATGAGGTGCCAGCGATTACCCAGTGGCCGGTCGACCAGGCGGCGAGGGGCTTCAGCGAGTGGGTCGAGTCCGGCGTTCGATCCCTGCGGTAA
- a CDS encoding COX15/CtaA family protein, translating to MTSTLARPAPSARGANPKPLALSNLLFLVATMVFAMVVVGGITRLTESGLSITEWKPVSGAIPPLTHADWERAFDLYKQIPEYKEINGPAGMTLAQFRQIFWWEFVHRLLGRLIGVVFALPLLWFAVRREIPRGYGWKMVGLLVLGGLQGALGWYMVSSGLADRTDVSHFRLAAHLLLALTIMGALIWFALDLRRLAITGRDQPARLTAVAVGALGVLFVQLLYGAWVAGLNAGQVANTWPLMNDRLFPEGVDWSKGALFAFANDPYLVHFVHRWWAWVMVAALVLFARKVKGADGRRASVAIHSAFGTQIIIGIATVMTGVAIWLAALHQAVGALVLVACVWGAHVVGRTR from the coding sequence ATGACCTCGACGCTCGCCCGCCCGGCGCCTTCCGCCCGAGGGGCCAACCCGAAGCCGCTGGCGCTTTCCAACCTTTTGTTTCTCGTCGCCACAATGGTGTTCGCGATGGTCGTTGTCGGGGGCATCACCCGCCTGACCGAAAGCGGCTTGTCGATCACCGAGTGGAAGCCGGTTTCCGGGGCGATCCCGCCCTTGACCCATGCGGATTGGGAGCGTGCGTTCGACCTCTACAAGCAGATTCCGGAATATAAGGAGATCAATGGACCCGCGGGCATGACGCTCGCCCAGTTCAGGCAGATCTTCTGGTGGGAATTCGTTCACCGGCTGCTGGGCCGGCTGATCGGGGTGGTGTTCGCGCTACCGTTGCTGTGGTTCGCCGTCCGCCGCGAAATTCCGCGGGGTTACGGCTGGAAGATGGTGGGCCTGCTGGTGCTGGGAGGTCTGCAAGGCGCGCTTGGCTGGTATATGGTGAGCTCCGGGCTCGCCGACCGGACCGACGTCAGCCACTTTCGGCTTGCCGCGCATTTGCTGCTGGCGCTGACCATCATGGGCGCATTGATCTGGTTCGCGCTGGATTTGCGCCGGCTTGCAATAACCGGTCGGGATCAACCGGCGCGATTGACCGCCGTTGCCGTTGGCGCCCTTGGCGTGCTGTTTGTCCAGTTGCTCTACGGGGCGTGGGTGGCAGGGCTCAACGCCGGGCAAGTGGCAAACACCTGGCCGCTGATGAACGACCGCCTTTTCCCGGAAGGCGTCGATTGGTCGAAGGGCGCCTTGTTCGCCTTCGCCAACGATCCGTACCTGGTCCACTTCGTCCACCGTTGGTGGGCATGGGTGATGGTCGCCGCGCTCGTCCTGTTTGCGCGCAAGGTGAAAGGTGCCGACGGCCGCCGCGCCTCGGTCGCGATCCACTCGGCCTTCGGGACCCAGATCATCATCGGTATCGCCACGGTAATGACCGGCGTCGCCATCTGGCTGGCCGCACTTCACCAGGCCGTCGGCGCACTCGTGCTCGTCGCCTGCGTGTGGGGCGCGCACGTTGTCGGCCGGACGCGATGA
- a CDS encoding MerC domain-containing protein: MPQQFLHTRALDRVAIGISGLCLVHCLGTAVALGLLASAGGVLGAPIIHEVGLTLAMALGAIALGRGVLDHGFMMPSAVGALGLGVMGGALQLPHDGSEALYTVIGVGLLALGHRLNFLAAE, encoded by the coding sequence ATGCCGCAGCAGTTTCTTCATACCCGCGCTCTCGACCGAGTCGCCATCGGCATTTCTGGGCTTTGTCTTGTGCACTGTCTCGGTACCGCAGTGGCGCTTGGCCTGCTGGCCAGCGCCGGCGGAGTCCTTGGCGCACCGATCATCCATGAAGTCGGGTTGACGCTGGCGATGGCTCTTGGCGCGATCGCCCTTGGGCGCGGCGTCCTCGATCATGGGTTCATGATGCCCAGCGCGGTCGGCGCCCTGGGCCTCGGGGTGATGGGCGGGGCGTTGCAGCTTCCCCACGACGGCAGCGAGGCGCTTTACACGGTCATCGGCGTCGGGCTGCTCGCCCTTGGGCACCGGCTCAACTTCCTGGCCGCCGAGTAG